From the genome of Triticum aestivum cultivar Chinese Spring chromosome 1A, IWGSC CS RefSeq v2.1, whole genome shotgun sequence:
GAAGTCTTCACAACAAGTTATGCAAGCACAGGCGCAAACACAGAAATCTAGGTGTGTTTATTTTGTCACAACCCTGATCTGTAGCAACACTCGTAGTATTCTGATCTGTTTGGCAGAAGACACAGGAATCTCAAAAAATATCCTCCTACCTCTCCCCTTGATTTGATTCTTCAAAGATTCTGGGTACAAGGTCTTTAGAAACTTGAAGCCAGAATTGTCGATTCGTTTTGCCTGTGAGCGATCCTGACCTGCATATATGCATAGGAAATGTTAGGTTGGCTTGTGCACAACTGAATTGTAATAAGTTGCTTCACATATAGTTGGTTTATAAGTAAAaatattgttggttgcttgccttTCACGACAAAATGACCTATATGTTCCCCAGATAGTACTATGCCAGTTTGTTTGTGTGAGAACTTTTTAGAATGCACCATTTTTGTGTGGAAAAAGCAACTTTACTCTAAAATCCAGATTTATAAATGGATCATCTTAACATGAAATGCAAATTAACATGCTTGTGGCCTAGGCAATGTACTATACCATCTAGGCAAGCTAAATTAGATTGTTCCAGCTACTACATTACTGGAAAGAAAACTGATATGCCCCAGTAGTAAAAATTACCAATTCAGACAAGGATCCTCTTTGTGCTATTGTGGAACATGGAAAACTTGCTACAAAAATCTGGTGCAAGACACAGCTACTGCATCTTAAATAAGACAATGGATAAGCTACATTATTGCTGGACTGTGGAGAAGAAACTTTACTATGCTAAGTAAGGAACAAAGAAAAGCAGAAAATATCAACGAAATGACTTGAGGAGTTGAGTAAAAATgccatatctatctatctatccatctGCGTAGCAACAATCACAGATGAAAAGTAAGAGCGTTCTCTCAGAAAAATGCCTCATGTTGTCCCAAAGGTTTAATGGAATGTATTGTATCAGGCATCTGATCAGTGTTTTGTTTTTGCGGGTTAGGCATCTGATCAGTGTTGACCAACAAAGACCCAAAAACACAAAGTGAGCAACGACGCAGGCTCTTGCACGGACATACAGAGGATAAACGAAACCCTTGCTTCATTAACACTAAAAAGGTGGGAGAACTAGATGTATCAAATGGCCTGGAAAATCTACTGAGCACAAGTAGATTGCTTCTCTCTATCTGTTATATCTCTATCTCTTCTACCTCCATCTCTATCTACCTATCTACTTGCTTCATTGGCACACACAAAAATACAACAATGGCAGATCGCCATGAAGAGATAGACATAAGAAACTTGCTTCGCTGGCACAAACAAAGTGAGAGAGGACTTGCTTTATCAATTTGCCTGAGGAAAGCTACTTATATACCACAAGTAAATTGCATGTTTCGATGAAAACAAAATGCTACAACCAGTCTCACTAGAAAGCACAAAAAACATGCCCCCTCGCGCTAAGAGAGCAGTTTTTTGTAGGTCGAGCTACATGGCACCCACTACCTTAACCATTCAAATGTTTGCTCAGGTGCATCTGGATATGTGCACAGATTCACAAATAAGCTGCTGCACCAGGCGGTCACCGCTTAATAGTCTGACGCCTACCAGGGTACAGTACACGCCATGATATACCATGTGCTGCTGCATGCATTTGTCCACAAGCAACGCACAGCATCCCAAGCTTTTGTCTTGCAGCATCTGTCTTGTGCTACAGTGAAAGAGAGGGACAGGGATGACATGCATTTAAATATTTGCCAATAGTGATGAGTGATAATCTGACGTTTTATCTAGAGCTTGTTTTTTTATTGACGTTTTAAcatattttgtgtgtgtgaaataTCTGACATTTTATCCAACAATGATTCAGTCATGTACTTAAAATACAACGAAGATAATCTTGCTTCGTCCTATGATCGCTGTACTATACGTGGATGCTTTGTTTTATCGCAGATGGATGTGGGGGCGGCTGATAAGACGCAACAGAGATAAATGTGACAGGCGTCAGCGGTGGGAGGACCCACAAGGACTAGCATACAGGGCTATTCCTTCTTTGGATTACTGTTACCTAGACAGGACAGCGCCTGCAAAGGATGTTGCATGAAACAGCTACGCGCACATGTTGCTCTTTTCCTGCACCAATCACGAAGCAAGCCAACGGTCCAGATAAGAGGGACCGTGTAGCTTGCGCTAGGAAGGAACTTTGCGCTCGCGCTAATCCTCACCTGTCTTCTGGAGGTGTTTGTGAGCATGCCCCTTGACGGTAAAAACATTGGCTAAAAAAACATTCCCCAAAAATCTACGTACTGTAATTCGTAAGAATGAACAAGGGGTGCTCCACTCCCTCCTCAGCAAGAATCGTAAGAAAACGAGCGCTTCTAATCGATGAACGGGTGCTCTGCTCACGGCCACCCTTCTAAATCGGCCAAGAGAGTGGCTCTGGTCCTTGCGCAGCTACTGAATGGGGGTAAACTGCCGAATCAACGCGAGAAAATCGTCTGGCCCCTTTCGAATCTGGCCCCGTGGAGCGCGCGCATACCTGAGGTTTGGTCATCGGCGGCAGGCAGGCTGGGTCGATGCTGCGCTCCTCCTTTCGCCGGCGCCCCCCGTTCCGCGGGCTCCATCCAATCCAGTTGCCCCTCCCCTCAAACGTCTAGCGCCGCCGCGACCGCCCTGCTTCGCTTCTCTCCCCTCTCCATCTTCCCCTGCCTTGAGTGACCCAAGCAGCGCCACCGAGGCCACGCCCGCCTTCTGATTTATGTGCTCGTCTTCCTTTCTCTGCCTCCACACGAGCTCCGCTGGAAAACCCTAGCAATGGGGAATTTCGTGCTCacttattagagcatctccaatctTCAATACATGATGTACTAGTATTCATTAAGGATGGTGATTTTTTTAAAGATCCGCCGCCTCAACCGTTAGATCCAGCAGAATCCAACGATACCCATTCATCGCAATAAAGACGATGTTTCAAAACCTTTTGCAAGAAAGCTCATATTGCACAGGTTTCGGCCCCAAACGCATAAAAATTTAAAGTTTATTTTCCCGCTACCAAAAAACACCACAGTTCGGCGACCATCATGCCACAGGTCGGCGATCATTATAGCCAAAATCCTGCAATCAAAATGGTAGGAACTATAGACATGAAGCTCATCAAACAGCAGGCTCCTCTGCCACAGGGCTGGCCGAGGTCGGCATCGACGAGGGCACAACTTCAACAGTGCTCGGGCTCGGGGTCGGCATGGACGTAACTTCAGTGCTCGGGCTCGGAATCGGCGTGGGCACAACTTCAATGCTTGGGGTCAGCGTGGGCGTAGGAGAGGTGGTCGTCGCCGGTCCCTACATCTGGTTCAAGATGAGGCCTCACTCCGCTAGGTACCACGCCTTCACCTGCTCGTCCATCGTCGACGTGTCTCCCCCCATCAAGAACGCCAGgttggtgttcctcttcttcgcggcgacgttggtcctgAGAAGGTTGAGCTTGGCGTCCTGTTttgtcatcaacgccgaccacctcaCATCGGATTTCTCCTTCCTCTTGGCGGCGTTGTTCTTGCCATCGGCGATGCATTGCTCGATCGACGATTGCAGTCGTTCAGCACCGGGTGCCGCGTCCCTCGCTACCTTGGCTCCTTTGTTGCCATCAGGGCGCCCTTCTGCCATCGCTGAGGCAGGCGCGTCCGGGTTGTAGGCGTCCTTCGCCTTGGCGAGAGCGAGACGGACCTTCGTCCATTTCTCGCACGACTCGATCCTGGTGAACACatgaaggaacttgaactcttgGTTGTTGTTGTCCTAGCGAAACATGTTGAACATCCGAACCATCTGCACAACCGAGGAAAAAGTGTCAGTGAAGTACACATCAACGGGCTGGGCCGGTGAACGATGGCCATACCTGACCCTCGACTTTGGTGCCGCTTTCCGGGCGAGCCGCGGGCTCCTCTTGAATCACATGCCACTGGTTGCAGGCCGTCTGGATGGTCGCCCAGTGATTCGGCATGGCCTTCGCGCCGCTGTCCATGTGGATGTTGGCGAAGTCGGGGTCGACCAACTTGCGGTTGTCGAACGCCATCTTAATCTTTCTCCAGTACGTGTCGGCATTCTGATTGGAGCCAGTGATCGGGTCGATGCTGAGGgtcttccatgcttcggcgagggaCTCCCTTCCTTGGACTTCCACTTGACGCGAGGCTCGCCTGGCCTGGTGGTGGCCGCCTGCATTTTCTTTCTCCCTTTGGGCGCCGGCTCCACCTTCGTCGgttcttcctcctccacctcctcctcggcatcgTCGAGCTCGTCTTCCATGTCGACAGCAGCGTCCAGAGTTTCATCTTGCATGCAGAAACCAAGGCATGAAGGGGCAGCGATGGAGCCGCTCGTGATGATCTCGTCCATGTCGGCGTCGGTGCCGCTGAACGGTGTCACCGAGATATGTGTGAAGGGTAGGGCGCCACGACGCAGAGGCAGCGCAGGCGAACCTGAGTAGGTcggcggcgagtagttgtactGGGTGTTCAGGCCGGCGGCGAACGCGGGGgagggagtgttggggaacgtagtaatttcaaaaaatttcctacgcacacgcaagatcatggtgatgcatagcaacgagaggggagagtgttgtctacgtatcctcgtagaccgaagcggaagcgttgacgcaacgtagaggaagtagtcgtacgtcttcccggtccaaccgatccaagcaccgttactccggcacctccgagttcttggcacacgttcagctagatgacgctccccaggctccgatccagcaaagcttcggggaggagttccgtcagcatgacggcgtggtgaaaatcttgatgttcaaccgtcgcagggcttcgcctaagcaccactacaatatgatcgaggtgaaatatggtgaaggggggcaccacacacggctagggAACGATCACGAagttcaacttgtgtgttctagggtgccccctgcccccgtatataaaggagccaagaggagggggcggccggccaaggagggcgtgccaagggggagtcctactcccaccggcagtaggactcccttctttcctagttggagaaggagaagtgggaaagaggaggaagagggaaaggaaaggaggggcgcccccctctccttgtcctattcggactagggaggggaggggcgcgcgaacacctcttgcctcctttcctcttctcccttagggcccatgtaggcccaataaccccccggggggggggggggggtttcggtaaccccccgatactccggtaaaatcccgatttcacccggaacgattccgatatccaaatataggcttccaatatatcgatctttatgtctcgaccatttcgagactcctcgtcatgtccatgatcacatccgggactccgaacaaccttcggtacatcaaaatacataaactcataatgaaactgtcatcgtaacgttaagcgtgcggaccctacagttcgagaacaatgtagacatgaccgagacacgtctccgatcaataaccaatagtggaacctggatgctcatattgtttcctacatattctacgaagatctttatcggtcagaccgcataacaacatatgttgttccctttgtcatcggtatgttacttgcccgagattcgatcgtcggtatctcaatacctagttcaatctcgttaccggcaagtctctttactcgttccgtaatacatcatctcacaactaactcattagttgcaatgcttgcaaggtttatgtgatgtgcattaccgagagggcccagagatacctctccgacaatcggagtgacaaatcctaatctcgaaatacgccaacccaacatgtacctttggagacacctgtagagcacctttataatcacccagttacgttgtgacgtttggtagcacacaaagtgttcctccggcaaacgggagttgcataatctcatagtcataggaacatgtataagtcatgaagaaagcaatagcaacatactaaacgatcgggtgctaagctaatggaatgggtcatgtcaatcaaatcattcacctaatgatgtgatcccgttaatcaaataacaactctttgtccatggttaggaaacataaccatctttgattaacgagctagtcaagtagaggcatactagtgacactctgtttgtccatgtattcacacatgtattatgtttccggttaatataattctagcatgaataataaacatttatcatgatataaggaaataaacaataactttattattgcctctagggcatatttccttcagtctcccacttgcactagagtcaataatctagattacacagtaatgattctaacacccatggagccttggtgctgatcatgttttgctcgtggaagaggtttagtcaacgggtctgctacattcagatccatatgtatcttgcaaatctccatgtctcccacctgtactagatcccggatggaattgaagcgtctcttgatgtgcttggttctcttgtgaaatctagattcctttgccaaggcaattgcaccagtattgtcacaaaagattttcattggacccgatgcactaggtatgacacctagatcggatatgaactccttcatccagactccttcatttgctgcttccgaagcagctatgtattccgcttcacacgtagatcccgccacgacgctttgtttagaactgcaccaaccgacatctccaccgtttaatgtaaacacgtatctggtttgcgatttagaatcgtccggatcagtgtcaaagcttgcatcaatgtaaccatttacgatgagctctttgtcacctccataaacgagaaacatatccttagtccttttcaggtatttcaggatgttcttgaccgctgtccagtgatccactcttggattactttggtacctccctgctagacttatagcaaggcacacatcaggtctgatacacagcattgcatacatgatagagcctatggctgaagcatagggaacatctttcattttctctctatcttctgtagtggtcaggcattgagtcttactcaacttcacaccttgtaacacaggcaagaaccctttctttgcttgatccattttgaacttcttcaaaactttgtcaaggtatgtgctttgtgaaagtccaattaagcgtcttgatctatctctatagatcttaatgcctaatatgtaagcaacttcaccgaggtctttcattgaaaaactcttattcaagtatccctttatgctatccagaaattctatatcatttccaattagtaatatgtcatccacatataatatcagaaatgctacagagctcccactcactttcttgtaagtacaggcttctccaaaagtctgtataaaaccaaatgctttgatcacactatcaaagcgtttattccaactccgagaggcttgcaccagtccataaatggatcgctggagcttgcacactttgttagctccctttggatcgacaaaaccttctggttgcatcatatacaactcttcttccagaaatccattcaggaatgcagttttgacatccatttgccaaatttcataatcataaaatgcggcaattgctaacatgattcggacagacttaagcattgctacgggtgagaaggtctcatcgtagtcaatcccttgaacttgtcaaaaaccttttgcaacaagtcgagctttgtagacggtaacattaccgtcagcgtcagtcttcttcttgaagatccatttattctcaattgcttgccgatcatcgggcaagtcaaccaaagtccacactttgttctcatacatggatcccatctcagatttcatggctaaaagccatttcgcggaatctggactcaccatcgcttattcatagttcataggttcatcatgatctagtagcatgacttccagaacaggattatcgtaccactctggtgtggatcttactctgttttatctacgaggttcagtagcaacttgatctgaagttctatgatcatcatcattaacttcctcactaattggtttaggtgtcacataaaccggtttctgtgatgtactactttccagtaagggagcagatacagttgcctcatcgagttctactttcctcccactcacttctttcgagagaaaatccttttctagaaaggatccatttttagcaacgaatggcttgccttcggatctgtgatagaaggtgtacccaacagtctcctttgggtatcctatgaagacacatttttttgatttgggttcgagcttatcaggttgaagctttttcacataagcatcacagccccaaactttaagaaacgacaactttggtttcttgccaaaccatagttcataaggcgtcgtctcaacggattttgatggtgccctatttaacgtgaatgcggtcgtctctaaagcataaccccaaaaatgatagcggtaaatctgtaagagacatcatagatcgcaccatatcaagtaaagtatgattacgacgttcagacacaccattacgttgtggtgttccgggtggcgtgagctgcgaaactattctgcattgtttcaaatgtagagcaaactcgtaactcaaatattctcctccatgatcagatcgtagaaactttattttcttgttacgatgattttcaacttcactctgaaattctttgaacttttcaaatgttttagacttatgcttcattaagtagatatacccatatctgcttaaatcatctgtgaaggtgagaaaataacgatatccgccacgagcctcaacattcatcggaccacatacatctgtatgtatgatttccaacaaatctgttgctctctccatagtaccggagaacggcgttttagtcatcttgcccatgaggtacggttcgcaagtaccaagtgattcataatcaagtggttccaaaagtccatcagtatggagtttcttcatgcgctttacaccgatatgacctaaactgcagtgccacaaataagttgcactatcattatcaactctgcatcttttggcttcaacattatgaatatgtgtatcactactatcgagattcatcaaaaatagaccactcttcaagggtgcatgaccataaaagatattactcatataaatagaacaaccattattctctgatttaaatgaataaccgtctcgcatcaaacaagatccagatataatgttcatgctcaatgctggcaccaaataacaattatttaggtctaatactaatcccgaaggtagatgtagaggtagcgtgccgaccgcgatcacatcgactttggaaccatttcccacgcgcatcgtcaccttgtcctttgccagtgttcgcttaatccgtagtccctgtttcgagttgcaaatattagcaacagaaccagtatcaaatacccaggtgctactgcgagctctagtaaggtacacatcaataacatgtatatcacatatacctttgttcaccttgtcatccttcttatccgccaaatacttggggtagttccgcttctagtgaccagtctgcttgcggtagaagcattcagtttcaggcttaggtccagacttgggtttcttcacctgagcagcaacttgcttgctgttcttcttgaagttccccttctttttccctttgccctttttcttgaaactagtggtcttgttgaccatcaacacttaatgctccttcttgatttctacctccgcagcctttagcattgcgaagagctcgggaattgtcttaaaCACCCCttgcattgaaggaaatatgccctagaggcaataataaagttattatttatttccttataatcatgataaaggtttattattcgtgctagaattgtattaaccggaaacataatacatgtgtgaatacatagacaaacaaagtgtcactagtatgcctctacttgactagctcgttaatcaaagatggttatgtttcctaaccatgaacaatgagttgttatttgattaacgggatcacatcattaagagaatgatctgattgatatgacccattccattagcttagcacccgatcatttagtatgttgctattgctttcttcatgacttatacatgttcctataactatgagattatgcaactcccgtttgccggaggaacactttgggtgctaccaaacgtcacaacgtaactgagtgattataaaggagcattacaggtgtctccaaaggtagatgttgggttggcgtatttcgagattaggatttgtcactccgattgtcggagaggtatctctgggccctctcggtgatgcacatcacataagccttgcaagcattgcaactaatgagttagttgcgagatgatgtattacggaacgagtaaagagacttgccggcaatgagattgaactaggtatgggataccgatgatcgaatctcgggcaagtaacataccgatgacaaagggaacaacgtatgttgttatgcggtctgaccgataaagatcttcgtagaatatgtaggagccaatatgggcatccaggtcccgctattggttattgaccggagatgtgtctcggtcatgtctacattgttctcgaacccgtagggtccgcacgcttaaggttacgatgacagttatattatgagtttatgcattttgatgtaccgaaggttgttcggagtcccggatgtgatcaccgacatgacgaggagtctcgaaatggtcgagacataaagattgatatattggaagccttggacatcggaagtgttccgggtgaaatcgggattttaccggtgtaccgggaggttaccggaacccccccccccccccccccgggagctatatgggccatagtgggccttagtggaaaagagaaggggctgcccaagatgggctgcgcgccccccaccctcccctagtcctattaggactaggataggtggccggccccccctctctcgtttccccctccgcgaatcctattccaactaggattgggggggggaatcctactcctagagggagtaggactctcctggcgtgccaagcttggccggccagcctccccctctagtcatttatatactgaggcagaggcaccccagaaagacacaagttgatccacgtgatctattccttagccgtgtgcggtgcccccagccaccatagtcctcgataatactgtaccgtagtttaggcgaagccctgctgctgtagtacatcaagattgtcaccacgccgtcgtgctgacggaactcttccccgacactttgctggatcggagttcggggatcgtcatcgagctgaacgtgtgctcgaactcggaggtgccgtagtttcggtgcttgatcggttggatcgggaagacgtacaactacttcctctatgttgcgtcatcgcttccgcagtcggtctgcgtgggtacgtagacaacactctcccctctcgttgctatgcatcacatgatcttgcgtgtgcgtaggaatttttttgaaattactacgaaacccaacagtggcatccgagcctaggttttatatgttgatgttatatgcacgagtagaacacaagtgagttgtgggcgatataagtcatactgcctaccagcatgtcatactttggttcggcggcattgttggacgagacgacccggaccaacattacgcgtacgcttacgcgagaccggttcccccgacgtgctttgcacataggtggcttgcgggcaactgtctctccaactttagttgaaccaagtcgggctacgcccggtccttgcgaaggttaaaacggagtctatttgacaaactatcgttgtggttttgatgcgtaggtgagattggttcttgcttaagcccgtagcagccacgtaaaacttgcaacaacaaagtagaagacgtctaacttgtttttgcagggcatgttgtgatgtgatatggtcaagacatgatgctgaattttattgtatgagatgatcatgttttgtaaccgagttatcggcaactggcaggagccttatggttgtcgttttattgtatgcaatgaaatcatgatgtaatgctttactaagcggtagtgatagtcgtggaagcataagcttggcgagacgacaacgatgctacgatggagatcaaggtgtcacgccggtgacgatggtgatcacgacgatgcttcggagatggagatcacaagcacgagatgatgatggccatatcatatcacttatattgattgcatgtgatgtttatccttttatgcatcttatcttgctttgattgacggtagcattataagatggtctctcactaaatta
Proteins encoded in this window:
- the LOC123181740 gene encoding uncharacterized protein encodes the protein MEPAERGAPAKGGAQHRPSLPAADDQTSGQDRSQAKRIDNSGFKFLKTLYPESLKNQIKGRGEKTSQQLPENECPLPYISGKRKRPEPLADSSDSYSRSFLPSHDNDANGPLSSLKI